TCGATCAAAACACTGACAATTTTATTTAGATGTTTTGAAGCTTCTAAAGCTGTATCATCATTGAAATTGCTTCGTCCTTCTTTCTTCATACTTGTTTATGCTTAAGCCTACCCTACTCATTGATTTTTGAGAAACCATAGCAAGAATTCTATAATAACCAACTCGTTTTGGGTTTTGCTTCAGAACCTCCGGATGAACGAACACCCTTATGGGCTTATACCTCTATGAATCACTTTATTCCAAGCTCTTTTGGTAATCCCTAAATCTTCTATATACCACTCAAGATCTTCTCCTTTTATACTT
The Methanophagales archaeon genome window above contains:
- a CDS encoding XcyI family restriction endonuclease is translated as MFVHPEVLKQNPKRVGYYRILAMVSQKSMSRVGLSINKYEERRTKQFQ